ATTTACTTCAAGTTGCAATAGACGCATATAATCATATACTTTTTCTTTATATTTTTCATCTTTTTTCCATAAGGATTTCAACCATAAAATATATTCTTCTGATGTAAGACTTTCATAAAAATTAGGAGAAGCAGGAATATAAGTAACATATTTCTTTAAATCATTTTGGCTAATAGGCGTATCATCTATTTTACATTCCAATGTTGGACAATAATTTAATCCACATAAAACTTTTAATAGCGTAGTTTTTCCAGAACCATTTTTACCTACTATACACAAGATTTCTCCTTTGTTTATACTAAAAGAAAAGTTATCAAACACAACATTTGTGCCGTACGAGAAATGTAAATGATTTACTTCAAGCATATTTTTATCCTCCTAACTGGCTTTCTATTAAATATGAAATAGTAATTCCCAAAATGATAGTGCTTGAGGATCTATTGGTATTTTTTCACCGTGAAAAATAATAATCCCAACTATTATAGATAATAAATATATAATAGTAGCAAGTAGGATACTATTTTTGTAATAAATAAAAGTTTCTTTAATCAAGAACATTGACTTTTTCAAGTATATCACCTGACTTTTTTACGTATTGACTAATTTGTTTGTTAATGAAAATAGCAAATATAGATAACAAGAATATGATCAGTAAGCAAATATATATATTTAAGAAAGAATAAATATAATTAAAAACTATAATAATCATTGGTGCTAAAGTGAATGGTAATTTAAAGATATTTTGTAATTTATCTTCTATTAGTTCACTTTCATCCAAATCCGAAGTCCTTAACTTTGATTTACATGAGTTTGCAAAAGTAAAGAAACTTGAAAAGCTTACTAATCTACAATTAAATAACTGCA
This genomic window from Garciella nitratireducens DSM 15102 contains:
- a CDS encoding ABC transporter ATP-binding protein, coding for MLEVNHLHFSYGTNVVFDNFSFSINKGEILCIVGKNGSGKTTLLKVLCGLNYCPTLECKIDDTPISQNDLKKYVTYIPASPNFYESLTSEEYILWLKSLWKKDEKYKEKVYDYMRLLQLEVNKNSEIATFSLGMKYKLYFCSFLALDNPILLLDEPLNSLDIASRELAISLLKQYIQEHNGYCLFSSHVKDTISNLATKTISI